The window CGTTATCCTGGACTGGGTCCCCTCTCACTTTCCGTCTGACGCATTCGGGCTTGAGAAGTTTGACGGGACCTGCCTATATGAGCACGCCGACCCACGCCGCGGTTTCCACCCGGATTGGAAGAGCTGTATTTTTAACTATGGCCGGAGCGAGGTAAAAAGTTTTCTCCTTTCTTCAGCGCGTTTCTGGCTCGACAGATATCATGCGGACGGACTCAGAGTTGACGCTGTTGCGTCTATGCTCTATCTTGACTATTCTCGCAAGGAGGGTGAATGGCTGCCCAATATGTACGGGGGCAGAGAGAACATCGAGGCGATAGATTTCCTGAAAAAACTTAATGAGACATTGTACATGGATTACCCTGATGTCCAGACGACGGCAGAGGAGTCTACCTCGTGGCCTATGGTATCACACCCGGTATGGCTCGGTGGGCTTGGTTTTGGCTATAAATGGAACATGGGCTGGATGAATGATATCCTGAAATATATGAGCAGAGATCCTGTCTTCAGGCAGTATCACCAAAATTCACTTACATTTGGCATGTGGTATGCATATTCCGAGAATTTTGTCCTGCCGCTCTCCCATGATGAGGTCGTTCATGGCAAGGGCTCGCTTTGGGGCAGAATGCCGGGTGACGATTGGCAGAAGGCTGCAAATCTGCGCCTGCTCTTCGGCTGGATGTTTGGACATCCTGGCAAAAAACTGGTTTTCATGGGCGGAGAGTTTGGACAGGAGCGCGAGTGGTGTCACGATTCCAGCCTGGACTGGCATATCCTTGACGAGTCTTTGCACAGCGGGATGCTCCGGTGGTTCCGCGATATAAACCGCTTCTACACAGATACACCGGCTCTGTGGGAGCAGGATTATGACAGGCGGGGGTTTGAGTGGATAGACTCAAGCGATGCGGCCTCAAGCGTGGTATCGTTTATGCGCCGTGCAAAAGATGGGTCGGAAGTTATTTTTATTGGGAACTTTACACCTGTTCTGAGGACAGGATATAGAATAGGGATCCCCGGGGGCAAGATATGGCGCGAGGTACTCAACAGCGATGCTTCCTGTTACGGCGGGTCCAACTGCGGGAACCTGGGCAAGATAGAGGCTGATGAAGTCCCATTTCACGGAAGGCCTTATTCAGTGGCGGTTACATTGCCGCCTCTGGCATGTCTGTTTTTTATGGCTGATTAGAGAAACAGCATACCTGTTACATGGAGGAAATATATTTGAGCAATTCGCGAAAAAGCGGGATTTTATTACATATTTCAAGTCTTCCCGGGCCGTTTGGTATCGGTGATTTAGGTTCGAATGCGGAGCGGTTCGCCGTTTTCTTGTCAGCGTCAGGGGCAGGCGTCTGGCAGGTCCTTCCTCTGACGCCGGTGAGCGGCGCTTCAGGTCATTCTCCATACAGCAGCTCGTCTGCATTTGCGGGCAGCCTGTTGTTTGTCAGTCCCGAAAAAATGATAAAGGATGGGCTGATATCAGAGGATGATATAGAGCCTTTTTTAGGTCGGGGATCTGCTTATGCGGATTACGCCTTCGCGTCTGAGGTAAGGGAATATTTACTTGTAAAAGCTTGGGCCAATTTTTCTTCCGGAGATAAAAGGTTCTCCTGCATGCATGAGGAATTTCGTCTTTTCCGTGAAGAAGAAAAGTTTTGGCTTGACGATTATTCTCTCTTTTCTGTCCTTAAGGAGAAGTTCGGGTACAAGTGTTGGAATGAATGGCCCTGCGAGTATCGTCGGCATGATCGTCAGGCGCTTGAGCAGTTTGCGCAGCAGGATGAAAATGCCGGACGCATATCCTTCATATCATTCACCCAGTTCATATTCTTCAGGCAGTGGCGTGCCCTGCATGAATATTGCCGCAGCTGCGGGATCCTCATAATGGGAGATGTCCCTATGTTTGTCGCGCTTGACAGCTCTGATGTCTGGGCTGATCAGGATTTTTTTGATTTGGATGCCGATGGCAGACCGAACAGTGTCGCCGGCGTGCCGCCTGATTATTTCTGTGAGACAGGACAGAGATGGGGCAATCCTCTTTACAGGTGGGATCGCATGGAGGCCGACGGTTTCCGCTGGTGGGTGGGCAGAATCAAAGCCTCGCTTGCCATGTTCGATTTTATCAGGGTAGACCATTTCCGAGGTTTCTGCGGTTATTGGGCCATCCCCGCATATGAAGGTACGGCTGAGAACGGGGAATGGCGCCGGGCTCCGGGCAGAGCTCTGTTTGATGTGCTGGAACAGAAAATTGCCCACCAATATGGTAGCGGATCTCTTTCCATGGTTGCTGAAGACCTTGGCATAATAACGGATGATGTCAGAGATCTGATGGATAAGGCCGGTATTCCGGGCATGAAGGTGCTACTGTTTGCATTTGGCGATGGGGTAGGGAGCAATCCATATGCTCCGCATAATATCACACGAAACTCTGTCATATATACAGGCACGCACGACAATAACACTGTCCGTGGCTGGTGGGATAACGAAGCTTCTGCTTCAGACAGAAGGCGGTTCCAATCCTATATCGGACACGATATCGTCCCTGACGATGCAGCAAAATATATGACGCGGCTAGCTCTTGCATCTGTGGCTGATCTTGCTATTATACCTATTCAGGATATACTTGGCCTTGACGGTTCGTCCAGGATGAACACCCCGGGAGAATGCCGCGGTAACTGGATGTGGAGGCTTACCCAGGAGGAGCTTGAGTATTTTGCGTCGGATGGTTCTGCCGAAGCGTATAGGCTCAGAGAGATGAACTCACTGTATGGCAGATGTAAATAAGAGAAATGGCACAAAAGATATCGCTGCAGCATATGTTATGATGTCTTGGATGCAATAGTAAAGGGAGACATCATGTAATGCATACTATAAAAAACAATAAATATAATAAATATAACGGTCATGATCACAGAGAGTTGATCTTCTTTGCGATTATTATGCTCTCCGTATTAATGAAATTCTATTTTGTTGAATTCTATGTGCGGCCTGTGATTACCCGTAATATGTTAGCGGTGGCATCATCTGTCGGGATAACGATGTTGCTTTTTGTCCCCGTTAATCTAATGTGGAACAGACTTAGGCCATATCTGGCTTTTATGGCCGACTTTCTGCTTTCTGCGCTGGCGGTGACTGATCTTCTGTACATGCGATATTATTCCGATCTTTTCTCATTCGGGAATATCGGACTTACGGCACAGGTTGGCGAGATATCTGACTCTGTGTTTGCCTTGTTCCACCCATCAGATATCATCTATTTTATTGACATTCCAATACTGTTTTTTTATATTTTTATAACGCGCAAATCTTCGGACAAGCCATTTTTTAAGAGACTAAACGTTCGTCGCGCAGGTATTTCCGTAATTTTAATCCTGATCGGCGCCTTGACTCTTTACCGGTGCTTTGACAGCTATGAAAAAAAAATGCCGGGGGCGCTGCGTTCTATGTGGGACCGCCCTGCGATATGCGGCAACGTAGGGGC of the Synergistaceae bacterium genome contains:
- the glgB gene encoding 1,4-alpha-glucan branching protein GlgB, with amino-acid sequence MEKEIVYGVSLAGETDIYLFREGSHARLYNFMGAHMIKNEGVAGVLFAVWAPNAEEVSVIGDFNSWDTEAHKLAPRWDSSGIWEGFVPGIPAYSCYKYSILTSDGERLDKADPFAFLCEGPPLTASKVCPPPVYKWEDSAWMASRAEHSAHDRPQSIYELHAGSWRRTAENGYLTWLGLAEELPPYLVGNGFTHVEFMPIMEHPFYGSWGYQTTGYFAPTARYGSPEDLMKLIDVLHKAGIAVILDWVPSHFPSDAFGLEKFDGTCLYEHADPRRGFHPDWKSCIFNYGRSEVKSFLLSSARFWLDRYHADGLRVDAVASMLYLDYSRKEGEWLPNMYGGRENIEAIDFLKKLNETLYMDYPDVQTTAEESTSWPMVSHPVWLGGLGFGYKWNMGWMNDILKYMSRDPVFRQYHQNSLTFGMWYAYSENFVLPLSHDEVVHGKGSLWGRMPGDDWQKAANLRLLFGWMFGHPGKKLVFMGGEFGQEREWCHDSSLDWHILDESLHSGMLRWFRDINRFYTDTPALWEQDYDRRGFEWIDSSDAASSVVSFMRRAKDGSEVIFIGNFTPVLRTGYRIGIPGGKIWREVLNSDASCYGGSNCGNLGKIEADEVPFHGRPYSVAVTLPPLACLFFMAD
- the malQ gene encoding 4-alpha-glucanotransferase; amino-acid sequence: MEEIYLSNSRKSGILLHISSLPGPFGIGDLGSNAERFAVFLSASGAGVWQVLPLTPVSGASGHSPYSSSSAFAGSLLFVSPEKMIKDGLISEDDIEPFLGRGSAYADYAFASEVREYLLVKAWANFSSGDKRFSCMHEEFRLFREEEKFWLDDYSLFSVLKEKFGYKCWNEWPCEYRRHDRQALEQFAQQDENAGRISFISFTQFIFFRQWRALHEYCRSCGILIMGDVPMFVALDSSDVWADQDFFDLDADGRPNSVAGVPPDYFCETGQRWGNPLYRWDRMEADGFRWWVGRIKASLAMFDFIRVDHFRGFCGYWAIPAYEGTAENGEWRRAPGRALFDVLEQKIAHQYGSGSLSMVAEDLGIITDDVRDLMDKAGIPGMKVLLFAFGDGVGSNPYAPHNITRNSVIYTGTHDNNTVRGWWDNEASASDRRRFQSYIGHDIVPDDAAKYMTRLALASVADLAIIPIQDILGLDGSSRMNTPGECRGNWMWRLTQEELEYFASDGSAEAYRLREMNSLYGRCK